The following coding sequences are from one Candidatus Bathyarchaeota archaeon window:
- a CDS encoding proteasome subunit alpha (cleaves peptide bonds) yields the protein MLSPRDYDEAITIFSPEGRLYQVEYALELVKRGAPIAGVASPEGVV from the coding sequence ATGCTCTCCCCAAGAGACTATGATGAGGCTATTACCATCTTCTCGCCTGAGGGGCGCCTTTATCAGGTTGAGTATGCTTTGGAGCTTGTGAAGAGGGGGGCGCCGATTGCGGGCGTCGCCTCACCGGAGGGTGTCGT